Part of the Montipora foliosa isolate CH-2021 chromosome 13, ASM3666993v2, whole genome shotgun sequence genome is shown below.
GTGACGTATTATATGGCAGTTAATATGTTGTCCTAAGGTCAGCCTAAGTTTTTATTAATTCCCAATCAAATGTTTGGTATCTGAACTCAGCCTTAACTTCTCCGTTGGCTTTAACATTGCCAAGTTTACTGCCGTAAGGAATATTTTGTTGTGCTTTTGGGATTCAAAATGTGCATTCATCCAAATGAATTGTTGTattggcaaaaacaaaagctattaTTTTTTAGGCAAAATGAAACCGCTTCTGCAGGTTACATTTGCAAAGTACTACATGTATAGAAAGGCAAAATGATTTCAACAATTTAAAGAGATGACTATTAATTGACAGAGGCTTTTGATATACCTTATATTATTGCGCTCCGAACTAAACAATGtaactaattaaaattaatttaggaTTTAAATACCTGCATATATATCATAATTAGGAACTTACTGTCACGCAAGTCAATTATTTATTAAGATGAGTAATAATTTGCTGCTAGTTGTATTGCATTAGGTTGTTACTAATTTCTGCATGTCTCGGCCACGAATTTGAAGAGAAACGTTGAGTAATCTTTCATCTTATTTACCTTACCTACATTCTTTTGCATGTAACATTTGTATTCAGGTGCGTTATGAGAATGGATTATTTTTAGCATTAGTTTCTAAGGAATAATTCACCTTTGAGTTACATTGTATGGAGGCACTGTCTAAAGGGCAATAAAACAGCTTCATGAATATACTGCAAATACAGTATGTCCATCCAAGTTTCAGAGCTATTTAATTGCCATCTCAATGTGCACTTGTATTATTAATAGTCAAAATTGAGAATGAGACATTTTATTGCATATGTTTAGATAATTAAACCtgctttattttattgttgaaaTGGTTGTTGCAGTATTCAATCAACAGAGTTTCAAGGGTATGTCATCTTCCATCTCAAGGAAAATGCCAAACAGATTCTTTGATTACATTTgctaatttgagaaaaaaaagtgatGGAAAAGCATTCACCTCTGGCCTAATTAAAGAACAGTGGTGTAAAATcacattttaaaacattttgctaTTACAAGCAAAACTAATGTTTTGGATCACATCTGTTATCTTGACCAAAAGCTCCAAGTATATTGTTCACATTTGGTACTTTAAGCAAAAATGATATTGTTATCACATTTGCTACAGTGAGcaaaaacataattttattttttgatcacagggctACCGGAGCAAATAGTCAAATTTCCTATCGTAAACAAGCATGAAAACCTGGTTCTTTGACTGCATTTGGTATGCAGAGCAATTAATGATGGCTTAATGATGGCTCCGTGTTTCTTCCATCTAAGTATGCCAAGAACATTGGTGTCACGTTTGACAGTGTACTGAACTTTGAGCGCCATATTACTGATATTTGCAAGTCTTGTCATTTTAATATCCGTAACATTTATCGTATTAGAAAATTTTTATCTATCGAGCATACGAAGATTTTAGTTAATGCCTTTGTCACCTCAAGACTTGACAATTGTAATTCACTGCTATATGGTCTGCCTTGCGGCCTTTTACATAAGTTACAGCTAGTACAGAATTGCGCAGCTCGCTTAATTTTAGGTGGCGGCAAGTATGAACATATCACGCCATTACTCAGGGAGCTTCATTGGCTGCCTGTTGAACAtcgtattaattttaaattacttttaatAACTTTTAAAGCTCTTAATAACTTGGCTCCTAGTTACGTTAGTAATCTTCTGCACTTATACACCCCAAATAGGTTGTTAAGGTCTTCCTCTAAATTTCTTCTTCAAGTTCCTCCATCGAATCTAAAAACTTATGGAGACCGAGCATTTTCCGTTTGTGCCCCAAAGTTATGGAATTGCCTTCCTTACCATATTAGGTGTAGCCCCAGTGTCAGTGCTTTTAAGTCATctttgaaaacatatttttttaaacgttattttatttcttaggtAATGTAAGTTTTTATTATTCCAGTTCCTCCTTCCATTGTGAAGCGCCTTAGAACTTTTGTataaggcgctatataaataatgttattattattattattatgtgaaaAAAGTCGTACATTTGGTTACATTTAATATCTCGAGCAAATTTCTACAAAAATACATCCTTGAACAGATTTGCTTTCCTGATCAAAACCCTGCAAAACTACACGTTTGGCCACATTTGCTATTCTGAGCAATCTCTGCAAAAATTCATATTTGAACACATTTGCTGCTCCGAGCAAACGGGTACAAAAACTAATATTTGCTCGCCTTTACTCACCTTGTAAAAAGGTGCAATGATGAAAGTTTGATCAAATTTACAACTTCAGAAAAAGTACttgcaaaattttagttttaacaTCATGTTTACTACCCCTCCAAATGTCACAAAAAATACCACGTTATCCGTACTTTTACTCACAAcagcaaatttaaaacaaatgtggcatttacgaGCGTTGCCATGGGTGGAAAAACTGTGGCAAATGTGATCTTTGCTTTTCAGCAAATGTGCACAAACGTAGCATTTGCCATGCATTTGCTCCACATTTGCTATATGTGAAATTccgttttttcgtccagtgcatggctaatttgatcaatgcattgaaaagaaaaatcttgaaGCGAATGTGAGGTGCTATTGAAGTGAACTGCAACTTCACAAGATTTTTTATTTGTAACCATAGATGATTTATGGTTTCTGAATCTAACTTTGAATTCTGTTGTGGTGGAGCCGATGTACTGGAGTTGGCATTTTTTGCAAGAGGCCAAATAGATGACATTTTTGGAATCGCAAGTTAGATTGGGTCTAATAGAATACGATTTTCCCGCTTTGAAGCTACTGAAATTTGTGGACTCAACAAAATAATTCTTACACAGGTCACATCTGCTTTTATCACATTTAAAGCATCCTCCTAGCTGCAGGCAAACTGATTGTTTGCGAGGGCGCAGATTCAAGTTTAGAAGGTGCTAAAATTTCTTTAAGATTTTTGGACCTGCGGTACGATGGAATGATGGAATTTCTAGGaaaaagctcttttaatttaagattGGATTCcaaaaaatgtagatgtttTTTGATGATGTAATTTAGGTTACGCAACATAGGATTGAAAGTCGTTACAAATGGAAAAATCTTTTGAAGGCCCTGACTTTTTTGCTTCAGTAAATCTTTCCTAGGAATTGTTAAAGCTTTTAAAAATTGGTTGTCAACTAGGCTTACTGGATAACCCTGGTTTACTAGATAACCTTCGTATTCCTTACACCTAGTGCTTAGAAAATCGTCTTCggagtaataggccattttcattATGACGTCACGCACGCAATGGCTTGTGATCAATTAAGGGGATGGTTTAAGTGGCGAGGTGCTTCAACAAGCGGAAACCGAAGCCAACTGCAGCAGAGGTAAGCGCTAAAttataaacataaaaaaaatcaattcgctCGATGGCGAAAGATATCGCACCTAAATattgtctttttgttttgttttgttttaattttttttttttttacaaccaGAGTAAAGAGTTATCAGAGCTCTGGATTTGACAAAATCGTAGATCCTGATGGAGGAATTCATCTTCGGAGAATACGTCTCGAACGTGAAATGCGAACACAACCAGACGAGCGAAAAGAATCGAGTGGACAACAGATGGCTGGACTTTATCGTTGGAGCAAATGCCAGAATTCCAACATTGCTATATATTTGCCCATTTAGCCGGAGAAATTACAAAAGATTCCACCAAATTCAGACGAGGGGCTTTCAAAAGTAAGCGGGAAGGTTACGCATTGTTCAAGGCCGGCCACGTGCAAAAAGTAAAGTTCAACGAACATCACATCAACATGTTTGCTTTTTCGAAAGCAAGGTTAAGGCTTCGATGACTAAGAACAAGCTCTACCGAACGCGAGTCTCTCTACGAAAAGAAACTGCTGGGGTGAGAAGTGGATACTGTAATTGCAAAGCTGGGGCTACTGGAAGATGTAAGCATGTAGGTGCTCTACTGTTTACGATTCTAGATTTTGTAGAAAGTGAGTTAAATCAAATCCCACCTGACACCACATGCACAGAACTCCTTGTCGCAAGTTTTGATGGGGAAGTCAGTGATCCCACTGCAAGACATAGTGCCATTGGAAATTTGGAAATGAAATACATCCAATTCCCCAGTAAAATTCCACAGCCTGATGGCAGAAAAGATTTGCTACATATTATTGCTGAGAACAAAAAGAATTCCTGCCTTGAAATTACCAACACTGGATTGAAGCTGAGGACTCGACATCACTATTATGCACAAATACAAGGGAGGCAATGGTGTGACTTGGCTGTCTACACCTACTGTGGTAACATTGAAGACTTGCATGTTGAGAGAATATACTTTGATCCAATTTATTGGAATGCTTTGAAACAAAAACTTTTGGATTTCTGCTTATTTGCCATTGTACCAGAAATATTAACAGATAAAATTAAGAATGGAAACACCTGTATCCAAGATTGTTTTCCTTTAAGTAGGATTTTTCTTCCCCAAACTTCCAGGTGGAAAAGTGAAAAACAGAGTTCTAAACAAAGCACATAAATTGACCCATCTTTTCGTAAAATGTTATAAATGTCAATGAGTATTCCTACTATGCAGTGTTACACATATTTCTGTCTGCCAAGCTAAAGCTCATCAAATTATGTCATCTTATGTACCACTTTACAGTTGTGTCCTACAGGACCTGGAGTTAAAGGGAAGTGAGGCTGGGGTGATCtcgttttgaaaacaaaaaccagtgtgcttttacatgtaaatcagGGCTTGTTAGCACAATGAAAATGCAACTGACATAATTATGAAAAACATTATGGTTAATCGAAACAAGGTGGATCCCAGCTCCCTTCTGCTAAAAGGGCATGCCACTAAAGACACAACTGAATGTACCATTCCAACCAAGTTGATTTCTACATaatcaatattttttataattattttgatatccagcaagcccaagAATACTTGTTTCACTAAAAACTCTACCACAAATATTGCTTTCAAGATGAATGGTGGCAGTTATTGAGCAAGAAAATAGTTTTTCACTTCCACAATTCAAATTTGCAGCAAGGTTCAAATTATGAGCTGATTGAACCTGCTgtgattaaccaatcaaaatgctagAGGTGCAATATCAATGACATTgtttttaataagtctaattaGTATGATTCATTTCAGTCAGACTTGTTAACTGATATTTGTGCTATAATGGTTTTGAATAACTTCACATGAGGTGTATAATTTTGTTTACTGTTGTAAATAAAGAAATGCTGCAGAACTGTAATTATGTGACCACCGTCCATCTATTAACTTGTCTTCTCTTACAAGCAACTACCCCTCCAAAGCAACAAAGGCTGTCAACAATccagtttttttctttcggtCAAATTGTTGGTAGTTGCTTACAAACagctttgtaatttttttttgtattattttgtaaatataCTGCTAGACAACCAATGGCCCCTTTAAATTTGTTAAATATGAGCAAACTTTCCAGATTTTGTTTAGGTCTTCAGCCATGCTGTTAGGGATAATTTGCTCcaaaatattgtaatttttaatcCTCTCAAGTTGATCCTTGCATCGCATGAAGGGAGGAATATTGAGGGACACCTTCTTTGGTACAAGCAAATCCTGAATTTCGAATCCCCTGTCAGCCATCACTGAATCGTGTGGCTCCAACATAACCAAAATACCAGAGGCAAGGACAATTTTGCGGTCACTCACATGCCCCCCATACAAATCTGAAATAAAAGTCACTGCTCCATTTGGAGCAATTCCAACGAGACCTTTGGCAGTGTTATGTGACTTGTAAGTAGAATAAGTCTCTACCTGGACTCTGAAGCAAGACGGCTTCTCAATAAAGATTTCTGTGCAGTCAAGAATGATTCTTGTGTATGGGTGGTCATATTTGAAACTTTCAGGCATTGTCTGATTAACAGTCTCCCTGGTAGCCCATATTGGTAACTGATTCAATCGTGAAAATAGAAGGTCAAAAAAGGGCACAAATATCCTTGACACTTCAGATGTGCTTATCTTTAACTGGTCGGCTAAAACTGGGACATTTGCCCTCAGTCTTGAGAGTGTCAAGAAAAGTTCGTCTGCTGGAATTATCGACCGCTTTTTGCCACGCTTCTCAAGGTCTTGAAGTTGAAACTTACAGTTGTTGGACCCTCAATAGTTAAGCCGCGAGCATGTACAACAATACTACCATCAAGGAAATCAAATAGAGCTTTGACCTGCAAATAATTATCAAGACCTGTGTAAAACTGCATATCAGTGTCCGATAAAGCAAAACGCTCGACTCCAAACCTTTCCATCGTTATCTTTTTTTCCAGCTGTTGCTTCTCGTGTTCAAGAAGCGCAATACGTGTTTTTATTGCATCCAGTATATCCAGGTCGTTCACTGTTTTGATTTCCGATCCTTCACCTTTGTCTTCATTGGATTCCTCCTCGTCGACTCCATTAACTCCGTTGATTTGTGTGGATTCCATCACAGTATCTTGTATCGTGGTATCTTCATGCCTTATCAGAGGTCTTCTTGCTTTTCGTTTAGGTCTCTGATGTGACTTCTTCAAAGGGAAAACCGTGGGTACGGCGTTCTGGCAAGACTTTTTGCCTCCTAGGAAATGAGCGCTACACACACGGTGGCCCGTTGTCGGTGAAAAATTCTTTCTAGAAATGTTAAGAAGCCATTTCCTCCTTAATTTCGGGTCCTTTGGAAACACATAAAAGGAAAATTGGCCTTTGTGTTTTTTTGAATTGCTAAAACACCCCGGAACGCAACAAGTATAACCACCAGGAAGactttccgccattttgatacGGTTTTATTTACTACAACTACCACAGGCCTTTGCGCGCGTGACGTCATagtgaaaatggcctatttctcCTCAATCGTAAGGCAACTCCAAAAAGAATGGCCTTAAATACATGTCGTGGGTGGGAGCTAGAGGGGGGCAAGTAAAGATGGCTATCAGTTGGTTTGGAATAAACGTCAGTTCTAAtaaaaccatcgattaaatgtAAGGTGACGTCTAATACATGAAGGCGACTATCTGAGAATACTagttcaaatttaattgtagGGTAGAGAGAATTGATGTATTAAAGCTCCTGATACATAGCCCAGGGCATTTACATCGCAGAGTTAAAAGTTTATTTCTAATCAGCAATAAGTCTTCTAACTCGAAATTTGCAATTCTGTCAGATTTTCACGAGTGCAAAGCCCGCAGTAATGATTGTCAGCAGGTGTGTATCAACACGCATGGCAGCTTTAGGTGTGCGTCTCATTCCGCATaccattagggaacttaagcacctGACGTTCTTGGTACCACGGACGCCCACTGGAAGTATTTTTGCCGCACGATAACCACTGCGCATGTCAAGACGTTCTTGAGCTGCCGTCACGGACTTCAAAACGCGAGTTCTCAGGTTGAAACGAGAGGTTCAAAAACGTGAGTATAAACAGAGTTAAATTTGTTATCATTTGATGTCCATTATAACAGTTTTCGATCCTTTTATGCTTTTTGTTATGTTAGAAGTCTAAATGCGTCGTAGATTAGCCATATATTGCAAGAACTCACGATAAAAATGTGTATTTCAGATTGTAAATAGTTGAAGTGCGCCATGCAGCGCCTGATTTTCCAGCATCCTGTTCGTAAGTGAAAGCTCTTTTTTAGAACAAACTCGACAGCTCCAGCTTTGATAAATAGCCAAGATTATAGTGAGGTTAccatgaaaacaaatttaactcatgataattttatcagtctTAAAATTTTCTGTAACTGTGTCAGTTTGTCTCTGGTCTATTCTGTGTGGTGCATGTccgcaaaaagaaaaacatcagaCAGGAAAAGGCTGTGGGAAACGATTGCTCGAAATCTTGTGAAAATAAACTCTCCAAAATTCAAGACCTCGCTGTCTGAACGATCCGTGAGGGAGAGGTACATGCGAATTGCCCAAAGGTATAAAACTAAAATGAATGAAGAGATCAAAGCAAGTGGGATCTCTCCCGAGCAGAGTGAACTTGACGTCCTGTTAGTAGAGCTAACGGAAAGAGAGGAGATGGCAGAGGAGGAGCGATttcaacaaggaaaaaaatcagaGAACGATCAAGAGAAGGCGAAAGATATTCGATTAAAAGCCATGGAAAAACCAAAAAGAGTCGAAGAACAGGAAGCGATACTCTCTCTTtcctgaaggaaaaaaatgaacGAAAAATGGATTTCAAACAAAAGGAACTCGAATTGAGGAGCAAGGAGTGTGAAGACGAAAGAAAAAGGCACGACGAAGTAGAGAAAAGGCAGGAAAGAATGATGCAAATGCTTGTCCAGCAGAATCAGCTAATGCTATCGTTAATCTCAAAACTGGCTGATAAATAATCTTTTATTGTTTGAACTTGTTTTCTTCATTGAGACTATGTTTGTGTTCaagtttctgttacataaatgATGATTGTGCTATTTACAGTGGTTGACTAATTCATTAAAATGTTCCAGTTTCCATACTCCTGTTGCCCATCACTGCATTAGTTCATAAAGTTCGATCGAGGCTTGAATAGTAAAGCCTTCGGTCAGCCTAACTTCTCTTTATCCATACACTGGATAAAAGTGCCATTCACAACATTTTAAGTGCATTTGATATTTGTATTATTAAACCATTGCGGAAAGTACGTAATAGTTTATCTTTCCCACACCTATCTGAGTTCAGTCAGTTCTTGACCTCGCAATATATTAAAACAGATTTGTAAAAAGCCAAGAACCTACATTGCACCATGCGTACGGTATACCAACTTTCGCAGCATAAGGCGGcccaaaatacttttttcattcATGCAAGAATGAAATTTCAGACCAGTTTGTTATCATTAGCTTACTGTGGTGTATTTAATGGTAAACTTACCCACTAGCCCATAGAGATGCGCAATCATTCCATTAGGTATGACAACTGACTGAAACTTAAGGGAATGGACTCTTTTGTGCCCATTGTAGACGATTCTTTGGTTTACCCAGGTTTAGCTATGGGACGAACAGTACCGTCAATAAATCCAAAATAATTCTGCATAGCGGCTCCGTTTTCGTGAACAGCATTGGCATAAACTTCTAAAAGATTTGGACTCAACAGACTATTATTCCACTCAGTAATTAACTGGGAATGGTTGCTGTAAATAAAGTCCAGAACATGGTTTGTGATCATACAAATGACGGGCACCGGTCTTCCAAAAAACGGGATCATATCTCCGTATCTACATGGATAAGCGAAGCGCTTAAGAAGCATACACAGCCCTTCCATGCCCCCAGCAATACTTCTCTGATTGGTCTTGAACACCCCAGGAATCTGTAAGGCTTCGGCTAAAGCGGGCAAATCTCTTTTCTCTACTCGAAAGTTTGCCTTCCATTCGGCGTCTCCCAACTTGTCAAGGTCAAATCGCTCATAATCACTGTATTCAAATTCTGGGTTCTTCGAAGAGTATTCGTCATACAAAAGTAGAAATTATTCGTCTGAAATGGTTTTTTCGTCGTAAGAAAGCAACAAAGCTTCACGCAAATCTTTGAAAGACATTTCCAACTGAATTATTCTGTCGGCGTTCGTGATGGTTTCACGTTGGTTTGCTTAATGATTTGAATTTGGCGTGTGAACCGCGTCCTCGACCCAGTTCGGCGCGTCCAGCCATGCCCTTCGTGAATCAAGAACGTCTGGTGCTTAATTTCCctattctcgtcaccagagcctcggatcgacccaaggctctgggcaACTCCATGTAGGtaaacatgcgccgtagggctCTTTTAGCCAAACactggctatttgaaccttacggcgcctgctcactcctcgtgctaacatgaatgcaccaattagacaCGCTTTTAATTGTTCTTCAcgataaccaatgagaagacactttgtttcagggttccccagagctcttctctccctcagtcaagagaagagctctgaggTCGAGATTATCCGGGCACATGCTTGAGAATGACAGGAAGGCGTGCCTAGGTAAATTAGTTATTATCCGATTCACTGATTTGTGCGTACTAGTGGCCAACATTTTAGAGATTTGCAGTAAATTTCGATATCTCAAAATGACGAGGGACACCTCCCGACGATTACATGATCGAATATTCCCATCTGAATGGAGTAAGGTTATCGATCTATTACTGAAGAGCGTGCCATTCAACAACGTTTCCCAGAGAGTTAACCACTGATCTACAGTATCTAGGTCTGagcacaaacaaagaaaaagaacttgaagAGTTAGTTTTAAGTTGTTATGACGATCTCCTTAGTGGCAGTTCTTCATCCCATCTTGTGCCTTTAGCTTAGTGGGTATTGAAGTTAGCAAGACGAAATTCTACGACTCTAGACTCGATTCCCGCCTCGAATCCAATCGAATCTTAAAGCGAATGCTACTTAAGATGAAGCGAAAGGAATAGTCAGTTTgagataaagaaataagtgCTATCCCATATTAAACAGGTGTTTGAACAAAGCGCGAATCGCCAAAAGCGAGCGCGATGCATGAGGCGAGATGGAGGGTAAACAGCGATCTTGCATCATTCTCGTGTCCGGCGATCCGCAATTGGCTAAATGCTGCTAATTCTTATCATGCCATGACATAATATTGGAATGTggtttttatttagtttttttcttcttctttctttccttttagaTGTCGATGAGTGCATTTTGGGATGCCACATGTGTGATCACATTTGCCACCACACTGCAGCTGTCAATCGGGATACAGGCTAATGTCGGATCTCACAACTTGCACTGGTAATGTAATTGCAACGTTCAAAGTATTACTATGACCAAAacaaatcaatttttctttttctttgcatcTAAAAACTATgataactaaacactaagtgaccccaGTTTTAAGGCTTTCTTCAAAaatacacctgtttattttaaatggaattttaTCATTTAATGTTCGCGATTACTAACTATagaatcttgagagagctggatcaaggagaaaatgacgtgaaagactcattagtttaagaatgcaatgcgtgtgtacgcagcacgggagtttcgcgcttttagacttttaaactcgtgttttgcatatataataaggtGCATTTACGCGATGAAAATTTAAGCTTGTGAATAAA
Proteins encoded:
- the LOC137981671 gene encoding THAP domain-containing protein 11-like; the protein is MAESLPGGYTCCVPGCFSNSKKHKGQFSFYVFPKDPKLRRKWLLNISRKNFSPTTGHRVCSAHFLGGKKSCQNAVPTVFPLKKSHQRPKRKARRPLIRHEDTTIQDTVMESTQINGVNGVDEEESNEDKGEGSEIKTVNDLDILDAIKTRIALLEHEKQQLEKKITMERFGVERFALSDTDMQFYTGLDNYLQVKALFDFLDGSIVVHARGLTIEGPTTVSFNFKTLRSVAKSGR
- the LOC137981670 gene encoding uncharacterized protein; translation: MPESFKYDHPYTRIILDCTEIFIEKPSCFRVQVETYSTYKSHNTAKGLVGIAPNGAVTFISDLYGGHVSDRKIVLASGILVMLEPHDSVMADRGFEIQDLLVPKKVSLNIPPFMRCKDQLERIKNYNILEQIIPNSMAEDLNKIWKVCSYLTNLKGPLVV